A window of the Glaciimonas sp. CA11.2 genome harbors these coding sequences:
- the eda gene encoding bifunctional 4-hydroxy-2-oxoglutarate aldolase/2-dehydro-3-deoxy-phosphogluconate aldolase encodes MTSSKYLYDNEVLDIMRTSAVIPVIAIDDIAHAVPLAKALVAGGIRVLEVTLRTVHGLAAIRAMAEVPGAIVGVGTLTHPDEFVAARDAGAVFGVSPGLTSSLIAAAKSSGLPLLPGVMTPSEVMAAREAGFRQLKLFPAVPAGGVGMLNAIAGPLSDVVFCPTGGISQQTAAQFLACKNVACVGGSWLTPKDALESGDWARITALALAASQLRLA; translated from the coding sequence ATGACATCTTCCAAATATTTGTATGACAACGAAGTGCTGGACATCATGCGCACTTCTGCAGTGATTCCGGTGATCGCAATCGACGATATTGCCCATGCCGTCCCATTAGCAAAGGCGTTAGTTGCCGGTGGCATCCGTGTGCTGGAAGTAACGCTGCGCACGGTTCATGGGCTGGCAGCGATTCGCGCAATGGCCGAAGTGCCAGGAGCAATTGTTGGCGTCGGTACACTCACCCATCCGGACGAATTTGTTGCGGCGCGTGATGCTGGTGCCGTTTTCGGTGTATCCCCCGGATTGACCTCATCTCTCATCGCTGCGGCAAAGTCGAGCGGCTTGCCATTGTTGCCGGGGGTGATGACTCCTTCGGAAGTGATGGCGGCGCGTGAAGCCGGATTTCGTCAACTCAAGCTGTTTCCGGCAGTTCCAGCAGGTGGCGTAGGGATGTTGAACGCGATTGCAGGGCCTTTGAGTGATGTTGTTTTTTGTCCGACTGGCGGCATATCGCAACAAACTGCCGCACAGTTCCTGGCGTGCAAAAATGTTGCATGTGTTGGCGGATCGTGGTTGACGCCGAAGGATGCTTTGGAATCGGGTGATTGGGCGCGCATTACTGCATTAGCGTTAGCCGCAAGTCAATTGCGCTTAGCTTAA